The Chloroflexota bacterium nucleotide sequence GGAGCATTCTACAGCATACTCTGACAGGCTCTTAGCGCTCTGCCTGCCAACATCCTCAGCAGAGCGGTCCACCGTCTCCAGGATGGTCTCAACCAGCCCGCCGGTCCGATAGAGCATACTCTCGGCCATGTAGGTCTTTATGGCCATCTCGGCAATCTTGTGCTTTATCAGTCCAAACTGGCATATCGGCTTGCCGAACTGGACTCTTTCTTTGGCATATTTCACAGAGCTCTCCAGGGCCAGCTTGGCCACCCCTAGAGACCCGGACGCCAGCTTGAAGCGGCCCAAATCCAGTATATTGAAGGCCACCGTATGTCCCTTGCCGACTTGGAAAATGACGTTCTCGGCCGGGACCCTCACGTCCTCGAGGATAATGCTGACGGTGGATGTACCGCGAATACCCATCTTCTTTTCTTCCGGGCCTGTGGATATCCCCGGGAAACCCCGCTCCAGCACAAAGGCCGTCATTTTGTCGCCGCCCACCTTGGCATAGGTAATGATGATATCAGCATATCCTCCATTGGTAATGAACTGTTTAGTGCCATTGAGCTTGTAGTACTTGCCATCGGGCGACAACACCGCTGTGGTACGAAGTGACAGAGCATCTGTTCCCGCGCCAGGCTCTGTGAGGGCATAGGCTGCCACCTTTTCACCCCTGGCCAGAGGAGGAAGGTACTTCTCCTTCTGGCTCCTGGTGCCAAAGAAGACCAGCGGCGTGGTGCCAATCCCGGTGTGGGCATTTAAGGTCACGTTAAAGGAACCTGATCCGACCGAGTGTTCGCAGATCAACAGTGAGGCTATGATACCCAACCCCCCACCACCGTATTCCTCCGGCACATCCGCTCCGAGAAGCCCCAGTTCCCCTGCCTTTTGCATCAGGCGGCGAGCTACCCCGTAATCCTTGTGTTCCAATGCCTCCATATAAGGCGCAACTTCATTCTTCACGAAGTCCTCAGTGGTAACAATGATCATCTTATGTTCTTCACGGAAGTCCTCGGGCGTAAAAACCTCTTTGGCGGGAGTCTCTTCGACGAGAAACGCGCCTCCTTTTCTGATCACTTTCTCTGTCATGTTGCCCTCCTTCCTTACGGTTCTCTTTCAAAGACGGCTGCCGCCCCCATGCCCCCACCGATACACATGGTGACAATGCCGTACCTGGCTTTTCGCCGCTCCATCTCATAGAGGAGCTTGGTGGTGAGATACACCCCCGTGCAGCCCAGGGGATGGCCCAGAGCAATAGAGCCACCGTTGACATTAAGCTTGCCCGGGTCTATGCCCAACGTTCTGACCACATAAATGGATTGGGAGGCAAACGCCTCATTCAGTTCTATGAGATCCACCTGGTCGAGGCTGATCCCGGCATACTTCACCGCCTTGGGAATGGCCACCACCGGGCCTATGCCCATGATCTCCGGGTCCACTCCACCAACGCCGATGGACCTGAAAACGGCCATTGGTTTCAGTCCCAACTCCTTGGCCTTCTCCCGTGACATGACCACTGCCGCCGCCGCTCCGTCATTCATGGGACAGGAGTTTCCTGCCGTCACCGTCCCCCCAGCCCGGAAGATGGGCCTGAGTTTGGAGAGGGCCTCCAACGAAGTATCCGGCCTGACACACTCATCCTTATCAAATATCTTCTCACGGCTCACGGCCTTGCCGCCTTCGAAGCCGCGGTCTACCACCTTCAACGGCAGAATCTGTTCTTTGAATCTACCATCAGCCTGCGCTTTGACTGCCTTCTGATGGCTTTCCAGAGCAAACGTATCCTGATCTTGCCGGCTTATCTTGAACCGCTGGGCGACATTCTCAGCCGTCAGCCCCATGGTTATGTAAGCTCCAGGCCAAATCCCCACCAGGTCAGGATCGGGGAGCGGCTTGTTTCCCCCCATGGGGATCAGGCTCATGTGGTCCGCACCCGCAGCTACTACGACATCAGCAAAGCCACACATGATCTTCTGACTGGCAATGGCAATGGCCTCCAGACCAGAGGCACAGTATCTATTGACCGTGATACCGGGCACCCTGGAGGGCAGCCCTGCTTTGAGAGCCACGACGCGGCCCAGGTTCATGCCAGCCTCTGCCTCAGGGAAGGAGCAACCTATGATGAGATCATCGATTTCTTCAGGCTTTAGCCCTCTGGCCTTCTTGACAGCTTCCTTCACTACTTCCGAAGCCGTGTGCTCTGGCCGGCTGTTTTTGAGGCTGCCGTTATTGGCCCTGCCCAAGGCTGTCCTCACTACCGATACTACGACTGCTTCCTTCATTATCTTATCTCCTTGCCCCAGCGATTAGTTTCTCAGCGGCCTGCCGGTTTCGACCATGCTCTTCAACCTGGCTTGAGTCTTCTCTTCACCGGCAAGCGAGAGGAATACCTCCCGCTCCAGGTCCAGCAGGTATTCCTCGGTTACCAGGGTGTTCTGGTCGAGGTCACCGCCGGTGATCACATAGGCCAGCTTCTTCGCCAGATGGGCATCGGTCTCAGTAATATACCCCGCATCCCGCAATAGATAGACCATCAGTTCCAATACGGCTCTTCCTGTTCTGCCGACTACCCTGATATCGTCCCTTCGCCGCGGCGGACGGTAGCCCTCCCCGGCCAGAGAAAGCACCGATTGCCTGGCATCATAGAGCAGGTGGTCCAGGTTCATGGTGATCTTGTCATGGGGGCTCATATACCCTATACCCTGGGCATCCCGCGCAGAGTTGGACACTTTGGCTGTGGCTATGGTCTCAAAAGCTCGCGCCACGTAGGGGATAAGGTCAGGGCGGCCTCCACCGGGTGCTGCGCTGGGAACACTCGATGGTACCCAGTCAATGGCTCTGAGAACCATCTCCTTGGTGCCACCCCCACCGGGAATCAGGCCGACTCCCATCTCCACCAGGCCCATGTAGGCCTCGGCATACGCCCTCACCATGCTGGCGGCCAGGCAGACCTCACAGCCTCCTCCCAGCGTCATGCGGAAGGGCGCAGCCACCACCGGTTTCTCCGAGTATTTAATGCGCATGCAGCCCTGCTGGAAGTCCTTCACCGCCTGCTCCAAAGCCTTCCAGTCTTTGTTCATGGCAAGGCCATAGATCAGCTTGACATCAGCCCCCACACAGAAGTTGACGCCCTGGTTGCTGATAACCATCCCTTCCCAGTTCTCCTCCACCTCCGCCACGCTGTCGTTCATCATCTGAATGACATCACCATCGATGGCACTGTTGGCAGTATGAAACTCCAGGCAGACAACGCCATCGCCCATGTCCAGCAGGCTGGCTCCTGCATTGGAACGGACCACTCTTCCTTTCTTCCCCTTCACCGAAGGCAGGAGGATAATCTGCGGCTTCTCCTCAATCTCTACATAATCCGATTTCGCAAAGTCAAAGTAATAGTGCCGCCCGCGCCGCTTCTCATAGAACCGCTCCTTTCCAGCCGAGAGCATGTGCTCAATATTAGCCGGTATCCTCTCTCCTTCCTGTTGCATCCTTTCCACAGATTTCCGGAGACCAATGGCATCCCAGGTCTCAAAGGGGCCAAGCTCCCAGTTGAACCCCCACCTCATGGCCTGATCCACAGCCAGGATGTTATCCGATATCTCAGGAACCTTCGACGCACAATAGAGGAGCATCTTCTTGAGCACCTTCCAGGCAAAACGCCCGGCCCGGTCATCCGAATAAACAAGCTTCTGCAAGCTCACAGCAGGGTCAGCCACGCGCTTGAGCTCATCAAGAAGGGGTAGATTGGCTTTTCTCTGCAGGACGTATTCCATAGTGTTGTAGTCCATAGAATATATCTTGGTTCCTGAGAGATCTGTCACTTTCTTATAGAAACCCTTTTGCGTCTTGTCTCCAAGGAGGCCAGCCTCCGTCATCTTCGTCAGCAACGATGGGACAGCGAAAGCCTCCTTCTCGGATGCATCCTGGATATTGTCCCGCACGTTCTGGGCCACCTTGATGAAGACATCCAGCCCCACCATGTCGGCTGTCCTGAAGGAGGCGCTCTTCGGCCTGCCCATGGGAGGCCCCGTTATGGCATCCACTTCCTCAATGGTATAGCCAGCCTCCAACATGTCCCTGATGCCCATCAGCATGGCATAGGCACCAATCCTATTGGCGATGAAATTGGGCGTGTCCTTGGCAAAGACAATGCTCTTGCCCAGCCGCTTCTCGCAGAAATCAGCCATGAAGGAGAGCACCTCTTTATCGGTGGACATCGCAGGGATGATCTCCAGGAGCTTCATATGCCTTGGCGGATTGAAGAAATGCGTTCCCAGAAAGTGTGCCCTGGTCTCCTTCGACAGCCCTTCCGATATTTTCTCTATAGAGAGTCCTGAGGTGTTCGTGCTCACAATAGTGCCGGGTTTGATGACAGACTCAACCTTTTTCAGCAACTCCACCTTTATCCTGATGTCCTCTGCCACCACCTCGATAACCCAGTCAACATCTGATAGCCACGCCATATGGTCCTCAAAGTTGCCCGGGGTAATCAATTTGGCATCCTGTGGAACAAAGAAGGCGGGTGGGCTGGCCATGAATGTATTGTCTATGCCCGTCTTCGCCAGCTTGTTCCTGAACTCGGGCGATTCTCTGGTCAGTCCCTTCTTGATATCCTTCTGATCAAGTTCTTTCGGTACGATATCCAAGAGACAGGTAGGGATATCGACACCAGCCAAGAGTGCTGCGATCTTGCTGCCCATTACGCCAGCGCCGAGGACTGCGGCTTTCCTGATTCTCATCTTCGCTTTCATCATAGATCCCTCCATAAAATATCAGAGTGAAAAGAAACAATGGCATAGTAGCCTAGCTGAAGAAGATGGAGATGCCCAAGATAAGGAGTCATCGCTGCAATTCACCCCCCCCTGCAAGCAGCTTCCTTATGGCTGACTACAATCAGCCAGCACCGAATTCAATATCCGAGAATCTGCTATCTGAAGATAAAACTACTGTTGACGTCTCCTGATCCAAGGATTTCGCAAGTTGGGCGCGTTTATCTTGGTCATACTTGCGAAACACCTCTTGCTCGACAGCCTTAACCCCATTCAGAAATGCGCCCAAGCCCCCAATCAATGCCTCTTGCTCAGCAGGGCTAATCCGCTCCAGAACCTGCGCCAGCAAAAAGTAGCTTTCGCGATATGCCCGGTCACATGCTTCTCGCCCCTTTGTCGTTATCTTGAGACGAGTCACCCGTCGATCCCTACGGTCATCGGCTCTTTTCACCAGTCCCTTTCTAACCAGTTCATCAACTATACGCGTAGCCGCAGACTGAACAATGAACATGTCCTTTGCAAGTTCACCCATGGTAAGACTGTCTTTCTTCAAGACCGTCGTCAGCGCCTGGGTCTGCAAACTGGTAAGATCTAAATCCGAACCGGTCCTTGTTCTGTGAAGTCCGACCTTTGCCAGCACCTCGCGAAGCAGGGGCAGAAGCCTCAGCAAATTGGCTTCGTTCATCGGCATCCTAGATGCTCCTTCGCACAATACCGCCACAAGATTGTCTTGCATTTATTTATCAATGATAACTGTAACATATAATTAATATTTCACATTGTCAAGTGTATGGGCACCTAATAGTGGCGCAACGTATTTTGTGTAAATTCCCTAATGCTAAAGGGACGGGCGTATCCTCCAGGGACAGGAAAGCGAAAACCAGAGAAAGGAGGGCCACGCCCCGGTGAAAACGCTCCTCGCATGAGCGCGATTAGGAACAGTCAGAGACACCGCCTCGAACGTTTCCACATCAGAGAATGGTCTGACTAAAAGACCTTCCTTATGTCGGGATGCAGCCTGCTGCCCATCTGTTCGATAGTCTCGTGTCTTAATCTGTTGAGTTCCCTCATTTCGGCTTCGAACTCCGCGCGAGAGTACAGCAACTCAGGGTGGAAGTAGATATCGTCCACCAACCTCACTGCTGCGGGAACTTTGAAACCGGACGGAGATTCTACCCAGTCTTCCAGCCCTCCCCTCAGCAGAGAATCGAGGATGGCCAGCGTATATTCCAGTTTTATCTGCCGGTAATGTTCCCCCTCACCTATACCGCTGGTATTGATGAGGTAATAGTGCATATGAGGAAGGCCCCTCAGTATTCCATAGAATATGTTCGCGTGTTCTGCCTTATCACCTGCCATAAACGGGTCATAGAAGAACTCGGTTCTGATGGTTCCTGCCCGGGTTGGATCGCCGGCTGATGACTCCATAGCCTGGCCCAGAATCATGAGTGCCACCGTCTGCTCCAGAGTCAGCCTGGCTATCGCCGGGATCAGAGGTCCCCTGGTGAGGAGAATCAGGTTATCCACCCTTTCAACATCGATATGAGTGCTGGCATGCATGAAATCTCTTCTCTGGATGACCGCCCTTCCATTGGAAGTTATATCCAGGTTGTAGAGATCAAGGTCACCATCTTCTGTAACGTAGATGTTTTCGCCAAGGGTGCCCGGCTTGAGCAAGCCATAGTAGATCTCCGCCTGCTCCCCGGGATTGACACCATCTGTCTTCACAAATATGCCACCCATTTCAAAGCCGTGATAAGACCCGTCTGGCATTAGGGTACCCCCATCATCCTGCACCAGCCAGGACTTTTCCTTCTCTTTTTGGGCCAGTGTTTTGCCGGTGAGAGTGGTTTTTCCGTTAGCACTTAAGGAGGAAAGCAACGTCCTGGTCAGCCGATAGTCGCCATGCACTGATTGGAGGTAGTCCTCCCGGCAACCGGCGTGCAGGAAAATTCCACCCCTCCTGGTTTTGGCCACCCAGTCCTCCGAAGCAAAGACCCCCTTCTTGTATTCACCGATGTAGTTGCAGTTCCTGACCACCTTGATGACTCTGCCATCATCCAGCATAGCCAGCCTTATGGTGACATCCTTCTTAGGAAGGGGCTTTGATTTGTTGGTCTCGAAAGCCTCATCATTGAAGAATATGATCTCATAGTCTGGTTGCCCGACCCTTCGTTTTACCGGAATAAAAAGGTTCTTTCCCCCATAGGCAACATGCGCAAATTCCTCCGGGACAGTTACCCTCACCACAGTTTCACTCTCTTCATTGCCAACTGCCCTGTCTATGGAGATCAACTTCTTGGTGGCCAGTATCCTTTCGCATTGGGCCAAGAGTTCTTGCTCTTCTTTGCCAAAGGCATTGTCAACGCTATTCCGGGTAAACATCGCCGCCCGCGAGGTAGGCTCACTCCTGGCAACCATGTTTCCGTATATTGTTCTCCTGACGCCTGGCTCCCTCTCCACAATCCGTTCCAGTTCCTCATCAGGAGGGTTGTGCATCAAGCGGCCTTCCTCTGCTGCCTTCTTCCTGATCCGCCCGGCGGTTTTGGCAAATTGGCTCAGATCAAATCCTGTCATGTTAAGCCTCCAAAATGCTGGCTTTCCTGGTCAGAAGCGGGGGACACAGCACGCGATAAATTATTGCACGGTACCTGGTTGCAAAAATAGGCGCTATTTGTTTTGTGGAGGGAGACCCTTCGGCTTCGCTCAGGGTGACATATTGTATAAAAGTCAGGGTGACAAACCGCCTAAATGTCATGGTAACTTATCGCCCACTGCGTCGGGTCATCCTTCTGCAGAAGGACGACAGCCACCACTCTGGGTGTCATTATGAGCGCAGCGAAGAATCTCGGTTGTTACGCTGACTTGTGCGACCAGGCACCAGGGGGGTCGCCTACATGGTAGTAATCTACTCTCGTAAGGTCAAATTGTCTATCAGCCTTGTCTTTCCTACATAGACTGACAGAGAAACCAGGGCTGGTTGTTTTATCTCCGTTAGCTCCTTCAGCGTTTCCGG carries:
- a CDS encoding acyl-CoA dehydrogenase family protein, producing the protein MTEKVIRKGGAFLVEETPAKEVFTPEDFREEHKMIIVTTEDFVKNEVAPYMEALEHKDYGVARRLMQKAGELGLLGADVPEEYGGGGLGIIASLLICEHSVGSGSFNVTLNAHTGIGTTPLVFFGTRSQKEKYLPPLARGEKVAAYALTEPGAGTDALSLRTTAVLSPDGKYYKLNGTKQFITNGGYADIIITYAKVGGDKMTAFVLERGFPGISTGPEEKKMGIRGTSTVSIILEDVRVPAENVIFQVGKGHTVAFNILDLGRFKLASGSLGVAKLALESSVKYAKERVQFGKPICQFGLIKHKIAEMAIKTYMAESMLYRTGGLVETILETVDRSAEDVGRQSAKSLSEYAVECSINKVYASEIVDYVADEAVQIHGGYGFIEDYMVERIYRDSRILRIFEGTNEINRLITVAFLMRKALKNEIPLLAAMEKLQKEMPGIKPVSPEIHDGPLGYQRQLIDRAKKAFLVIAGAAVGKYGEAISEEEEIIGCLADIAIEAYAMESGLLRALKSIEGHGQEASKTKIDMVKIYVNDAMARVIDHARMALAAVETGEALHKQLVNLTNLTQFAPMNTVAARRSVADKIIAAEKFIC
- a CDS encoding thiolase family protein; protein product: MKEAVVVSVVRTALGRANNGSLKNSRPEHTASEVVKEAVKKARGLKPEEIDDLIIGCSFPEAEAGMNLGRVVALKAGLPSRVPGITVNRYCASGLEAIAIASQKIMCGFADVVVAAGADHMSLIPMGGNKPLPDPDLVGIWPGAYITMGLTAENVAQRFKISRQDQDTFALESHQKAVKAQADGRFKEQILPLKVVDRGFEGGKAVSREKIFDKDECVRPDTSLEALSKLRPIFRAGGTVTAGNSCPMNDGAAAAVVMSREKAKELGLKPMAVFRSIGVGGVDPEIMGIGPVVAIPKAVKYAGISLDQVDLIELNEAFASQSIYVVRTLGIDPGKLNVNGGSIALGHPLGCTGVYLTTKLLYEMERRKARYGIVTMCIGGGMGAAAVFEREP
- a CDS encoding MarR family transcriptional regulator; its protein translation is MNEANLLRLLPLLREVLAKVGLHRTRTGSDLDLTSLQTQALTTVLKKDSLTMGELAKDMFIVQSAATRIVDELVRKGLVKRADDRRDRRVTRLKITTKGREACDRAYRESYFLLAQVLERISPAEQEALIGGLGAFLNGVKAVEQEVFRKYDQDKRAQLAKSLDQETSTVVLSSDSRFSDIEFGAG
- a CDS encoding 3-hydroxyacyl-CoA dehydrogenase NAD-binding domain-containing protein — its product is MMKAKMRIRKAAVLGAGVMGSKIAALLAGVDIPTCLLDIVPKELDQKDIKKGLTRESPEFRNKLAKTGIDNTFMASPPAFFVPQDAKLITPGNFEDHMAWLSDVDWVIEVVAEDIRIKVELLKKVESVIKPGTIVSTNTSGLSIEKISEGLSKETRAHFLGTHFFNPPRHMKLLEIIPAMSTDKEVLSFMADFCEKRLGKSIVFAKDTPNFIANRIGAYAMLMGIRDMLEAGYTIEEVDAITGPPMGRPKSASFRTADMVGLDVFIKVAQNVRDNIQDASEKEAFAVPSLLTKMTEAGLLGDKTQKGFYKKVTDLSGTKIYSMDYNTMEYVLQRKANLPLLDELKRVADPAVSLQKLVYSDDRAGRFAWKVLKKMLLYCASKVPEISDNILAVDQAMRWGFNWELGPFETWDAIGLRKSVERMQQEGERIPANIEHMLSAGKERFYEKRRGRHYYFDFAKSDYVEIEEKPQIILLPSVKGKKGRVVRSNAGASLLDMGDGVVCLEFHTANSAIDGDVIQMMNDSVAEVEENWEGMVISNQGVNFCVGADVKLIYGLAMNKDWKALEQAVKDFQQGCMRIKYSEKPVVAAPFRMTLGGGCEVCLAASMVRAYAEAYMGLVEMGVGLIPGGGGTKEMVLRAIDWVPSSVPSAAPGGGRPDLIPYVARAFETIATAKVSNSARDAQGIGYMSPHDKITMNLDHLLYDARQSVLSLAGEGYRPPRRRDDIRVVGRTGRAVLELMVYLLRDAGYITETDAHLAKKLAYVITGGDLDQNTLVTEEYLLDLEREVFLSLAGEEKTQARLKSMVETGRPLRN
- a CDS encoding phosphoenolpyruvate carboxykinase (ATP), which codes for MTGFDLSQFAKTAGRIRKKAAEEGRLMHNPPDEELERIVEREPGVRRTIYGNMVARSEPTSRAAMFTRNSVDNAFGKEEQELLAQCERILATKKLISIDRAVGNEESETVVRVTVPEEFAHVAYGGKNLFIPVKRRVGQPDYEIIFFNDEAFETNKSKPLPKKDVTIRLAMLDDGRVIKVVRNCNYIGEYKKGVFASEDWVAKTRRGGIFLHAGCREDYLQSVHGDYRLTRTLLSSLSANGKTTLTGKTLAQKEKEKSWLVQDDGGTLMPDGSYHGFEMGGIFVKTDGVNPGEQAEIYYGLLKPGTLGENIYVTEDGDLDLYNLDITSNGRAVIQRRDFMHASTHIDVERVDNLILLTRGPLIPAIARLTLEQTVALMILGQAMESSAGDPTRAGTIRTEFFYDPFMAGDKAEHANIFYGILRGLPHMHYYLINTSGIGEGEHYRQIKLEYTLAILDSLLRGGLEDWVESPSGFKVPAAVRLVDDIYFHPELLYSRAEFEAEMRELNRLRHETIEQMGSRLHPDIRKVF